Proteins encoded together in one Juglans regia cultivar Chandler chromosome 9, Walnut 2.0, whole genome shotgun sequence window:
- the LOC108995398 gene encoding (+)-cis,trans-nepetalactol synthase NEPS1-like has product MTETTLVKKKLEGKLVIVTGGASGIGEATAHLFAKHGARMVVIADIQEELGHQVAKSIGLNHSIFIRCDVTDEEQVKAMVEWTVKNYGQLDIMFSNAGILNKSDQTVLNLDLLAFDHLFAINVRAMAVCVKHAARAMVEGHVRGTIVCTASAAATMGSTHSTDYFMSKHAVLGLVRSASRQLGEHGIRVNCVSPSIVATPLACSKTGMDAEQLEKAVEPHASLKGVVLKVGHVADAVLFLASDDSGFVNGHNLVVDGCWVD; this is encoded by the coding sequence ATGACAGAAACCACATTGGTCAAGAAGAAACTGGAAGGCAAACTGGTCATAGTCACAGGCGGTGCTAGTGGCATTGGGGAGGCGACTGCACATCTTTTTGCCAAGCATGGCGCGCGTATGGTGGTCATTGCTGATATCCAAGAAGAACTAGGCCATCAGGTTGCCAAATCAATTGGTTTGAACCATTCTATATTCATACGTTGTGACGTTACTGATGAAGAACAGGTCAAAGCCATGGTAGAATGGACAGTCAAGAATTATGGGCAACTTGACATCATGTTTAGTAATGCAGGGATTCTTAATAAGTCGGATCAGACCGTACTTAACCTAGACTTGTTGGCCTTTGACCACCTATTTGCGATCAATGTACGTGCCATGGCTGTATGTGTAAAGCATGCAGCACGTGCTATGGTTGAAGGGCATGTGAGGGGGACCATTGTGTGCACTGCCAGTGCAGCAGCAACTATGGGTTCAACCCATAGCACTGATTACTTTATGTCAAAGCATGCGGTGCTTGGACTTGTTCGATCAGCGAGCAGGCAGCTAGGGGAGCATGGGATTAGAGTGAACTGCGTATCGCCCTCTATAGTTGCGACTCCTTTGGCATGCAGTAAAACCGGAATGGATGCAGAGCAGTTGGAGAAGGCAGTTGAGCCGCATGCGAGCTTAAAAGGAGTTGTGCTAAAAGTGGGGCATGTGGCGGATGCCGTGCTCTTCCTTGCATCTGATGATTCTGGATTTGTCAATGGGCATAACCTAGTGGTTGATGGCTGCTGGGTTGACTAG